Proteins found in one Paenibacillus wynnii genomic segment:
- a CDS encoding ABC transporter ATP-binding protein: MNNILESKELNKTYVVNNKTQHNILKNVNLQIKKGEFVSVMGPSGSGKSTLLYNISGMDNVTSGSVFFNGHEISAFSENELAKLRLNKMGFIFQHIHLLKNLSIFDNIILSAYMAKVSSREKINQRALRLMKQTGISELANNDITQASGGQLQRVAICRALINNPDIVFGDEPTGALNSKSANEIMEILADINQAGTTIMIVTHDVKVAAKTERVLFMLDGNIIAEHQLGKYSKEKNDIKARENKLSRWLMEMGF, encoded by the coding sequence ATGAATAATATATTAGAGTCAAAAGAACTGAATAAAACATATGTTGTGAATAACAAAACTCAGCATAACATTCTTAAAAATGTGAACCTGCAAATCAAAAAGGGTGAATTCGTTTCTGTGATGGGTCCCTCAGGTTCAGGAAAATCAACATTGCTCTACAATATTAGCGGAATGGATAATGTGACTTCAGGAAGTGTTTTCTTTAATGGTCATGAAATCTCTGCTTTTTCTGAGAATGAATTGGCTAAATTACGTCTGAATAAAATGGGATTTATTTTTCAGCACATTCATCTGTTAAAGAATCTAAGCATCTTTGACAATATCATCCTGTCTGCATATATGGCGAAGGTCAGCAGTCGGGAAAAAATCAATCAAAGAGCTCTTAGATTAATGAAGCAGACTGGAATTTCAGAACTTGCTAATAATGATATTACCCAAGCTTCTGGCGGGCAGCTTCAGCGGGTAGCCATTTGCAGAGCGCTAATTAATAATCCGGATATTGTGTTTGGTGATGAACCCACAGGTGCCTTGAATTCCAAGTCGGCTAATGAAATCATGGAAATTCTGGCAGATATCAACCAGGCGGGAACAACGATTATGATTGTGACTCATGATGTTAAAGTTGCTGCAAAAACAGAACGTGTTCTCTTTATGCTGGACGGCAATATCATTGCCGAGCATCAGTTAGGCAAATACTCCAAAGAGAAAAATGATATTAAAGCGAGAGAAAACAAACTTTCAAGATGGCTAATGGAAATGGGCTTCTAA
- a CDS encoding TetR/AcrR family transcriptional regulator produces MRILKRPEERRSEILDAAEFLFGTKGYSKTTVNDILRRIGIAKGTFYYYFQSKEEVMDAIVMRFINIGLAAAKGIAANPKLNSHEKIYQIIMAQNQDSGRKDQIIEQLHRVDNAEMHQKSLVQTILLLTPILAAVVEQGIKEGTFNTPAPKEVVEFLLVSSQFLLDTGLFQWEPVEIIKKAKAFAYIIETTLGAEKGSFSYIPRMYEQMVKDQVSASERK; encoded by the coding sequence ATGAGGATTCTAAAAAGGCCGGAAGAACGTAGAAGTGAAATCCTGGATGCTGCTGAGTTTCTCTTTGGCACTAAGGGGTATTCAAAAACTACAGTAAATGACATTCTGCGAAGGATTGGAATCGCCAAAGGTACCTTTTACTATTATTTTCAATCCAAAGAAGAAGTCATGGACGCAATAGTAATGCGTTTTATAAACATTGGGTTGGCAGCTGCAAAAGGGATCGCCGCCAATCCCAAACTTAACTCCCATGAAAAAATATATCAAATTATCATGGCGCAAAATCAGGACAGCGGTCGAAAGGACCAAATTATTGAACAGCTGCACCGGGTAGATAATGCCGAGATGCATCAGAAAAGCTTAGTTCAAACCATCTTGTTGCTTACTCCCATTCTGGCTGCTGTTGTTGAACAAGGGATAAAAGAGGGGACGTTCAATACACCTGCTCCGAAAGAAGTGGTTGAGTTTTTATTAGTATCTTCTCAATTTTTACTGGATACAGGTCTTTTCCAATGGGAGCCAGTGGAAATCATTAAAAAGGCGAAGGCTTTTGCTTATATTATCGAAACAACTTTAGGGGCAGAGAAGGGGAGCTTCAGCTATATACCCAGAATGTATGAGCAGATGGTGAAGGATCAGGTTTCAGCAAGCGAAAGGAAGTGA
- a CDS encoding MFS transporter → MDVVNNKSYKKFLIVWMGQMISSIGVGLTAFSLGVYAFEKTNTATSAALITLFSFLPSILLRPVGGVLADRYDRRVMMILGDLGSALGLVFILFVMLTGDVQLWQIYVGVTISSIFAALQSPAYKASATDLLTDEQFSKGSGLVQLAESAKFLFSPIIAGFLLSVTTIENILIIDISTFVVAILAVLFVKKNLQTVSKESENQNFLTDLKEGWNAISSSKGILLLVTIISIVTFYLGFLQTLIGPMILSFSDARTLGTFQSVSAIGMIISSLVIGIFSVSKKYSRMLVLGMVFAGLSFSLLGLTTNLYFIIGAGFLFLSALPFINTSADVLVRQNISNEKQGRVWGIIGILSQLGFVVAYSLAGFLADHVFNPLLEEGGLLAPSIGEIIGTGPGRGIGLLFIIAGVLVMILAGITSRFESIKSLENSSRLTQSEQEVQG, encoded by the coding sequence TTGGATGTTGTAAATAATAAGTCATATAAGAAGTTTCTTATTGTGTGGATGGGCCAGATGATATCATCTATCGGGGTGGGTTTGACAGCTTTTTCTCTGGGGGTTTACGCCTTTGAGAAGACAAATACGGCTACAAGTGCAGCTCTCATTACCCTATTTTCATTCCTGCCCTCCATTTTATTAAGACCTGTAGGCGGGGTATTGGCAGATCGATATGATCGCCGGGTTATGATGATTCTAGGAGATCTGGGTTCTGCTTTAGGGCTTGTATTCATTTTGTTTGTTATGTTGACCGGGGATGTTCAGCTCTGGCAGATCTATGTTGGGGTTACAATCAGCTCCATCTTTGCTGCCTTACAAAGTCCGGCTTACAAAGCTTCGGCTACTGACTTATTAACGGATGAGCAATTTTCAAAGGGAAGCGGGTTGGTCCAATTGGCTGAATCAGCCAAATTCCTGTTCTCGCCAATCATAGCCGGATTTCTACTCAGCGTTACGACGATAGAGAACATTCTAATTATAGATATCTCTACATTTGTGGTTGCTATACTTGCAGTTTTGTTTGTTAAAAAGAATTTACAGACCGTATCTAAAGAATCTGAGAATCAAAATTTCCTTACGGATTTAAAAGAGGGTTGGAATGCGATTTCGTCTAGTAAGGGGATCTTACTTCTTGTAACTATTATCTCAATTGTTACTTTTTATCTCGGTTTTTTGCAGACTCTGATCGGACCGATGATACTGTCGTTTTCGGATGCGAGAACACTTGGAACCTTTCAGTCCGTAAGTGCGATAGGGATGATAATAAGCAGTCTAGTTATCGGCATATTTAGTGTAAGCAAGAAGTACTCCCGCATGCTGGTACTGGGTATGGTTTTTGCCGGATTATCCTTTTCGTTATTGGGACTAACAACCAACCTTTATTTTATAATAGGGGCTGGATTCTTATTCCTATCCGCACTGCCATTCATCAACACCAGTGCTGATGTGTTAGTACGGCAGAATATTTCTAATGAAAAACAAGGCAGGGTATGGGGCATCATCGGAATACTCTCTCAACTGGGTTTTGTTGTTGCATACAGTCTAGCGGGTTTCCTGGCAGACCATGTATTTAATCCACTATTAGAAGAAGGGGGACTTCTTGCCCCCAGCATCGGAGAAATTATCGGCACAGGTCCAGGTAGAGGAATTGGACTGTTATTTATTATTGCTGGGGTTTTAGTGATGATATTGGCCGGTATTACCTCTAGGTTCGAATCCATAAAAAGTTTGGAGAATAGTAGTAGACTTACCCAGTCCGAGCAAGAGGTTCAGGGCTAG